From Micromonas commoda chromosome 3, complete sequence, a single genomic window includes:
- a CDS encoding predicted protein, whose product MELPEDLVERIAETCVRAGGLKEWCRSWRGTCRRFSSLRWFEAVARGGVPLAVVPSDRCPTVQLGVSRARSATEDAVARAAATRRALSRIAGRSEDDDDDDDDDDDGWDVLGTGPTVLVTPGVHRENVRLTRTCALIGWGSRGSAVIEGSGWEPALAFAGLGMSERGTGDTMGWSVGDTGERSVACNLSIRSRNRAQAFAVAVVNGAPKFVRCDLRGGLLVLGWKTSPAALACVVRDGRGCGVKVTDHGEARLDGCVVERCGTHGLLLERGGRAVLAGRTVVRDNDLEAVLHTPDTDGVALEGEGVDLGPPAIVRVGVRKYDSDDEEGDSGHVSVVVRPNVRRLRVGAETLEHLHGHAPDYAWLKRGGFSFDDDGGDEDYEEEEATGSDYDEEETGSDYDFDDDDEGVSASPRINEPYRE is encoded by the coding sequence ATGGAGCTGCCCGAggacctcgtcgagcgcatcgcggagacgtgcgtgcgcgcggggggtctCAAGGAGTGGTGCCGCTCCTGGCGCGGCACGTGTCGGCGCTTCTCGTCGTTGCGGTGGttcgaggcggtcgcgaggggcggcgtGCCGCTGGCCGTGGTTCCGAGCGATCGGTGTCCCACCGTGCAGCTCGGCgtgagccgcgcgaggagcgcgacggaggacgcggtggcgcgcgcggccgcgacgcgacgcgcgctctCCCGCATCGCCGGAAGaagcgaagacgacgacgacgacgacgacgacgacgacgacgggtgggaTGTCCTCGGGACCGGGCCGACGGTCCTGGTCACGCCCGGGGTGCACCGCGAGAACGTGCGGCTGACGCGAACATGCGCGCTCATCGGGTGGGGCTCGCGGGGTTCCGCCGTCATCGAGGGCAGCGGATGGGAAcccgccctcgcgttcgcgggtCTCGGCATGTCCGAGCGCGGGACGGGCGACACGATGGGCTGGAGCGTCGGCGACACCGGCGAGAGGTCCGTCGCGTGCAACCTATCGATTCGCAGTCGTAACCGCGCGCAAGCCTTCGCGGTTGCCGTGGTGAACGGCGCACCGAAGTTCGTCCGGTgcgacctgcgcggcgggctTCTCGTGCTCGGGTGGAAgacgtcccccgccgcgctcgcgtgcgtcgttcgcgacggccGGGGCTGCGGAGTCAAGGTGACCGATcacggcgaggcgaggctcgACGGATGCGTCGTGGAGCGATGCGGGACGCACGGCTTGCTCCTCGAACGGGGCGGCCGGGCGGTGCTCGCCGGCCGCACGGTGGTCAGGGATAACGATTTAGAGGCTGTGCTGCACACGCCGGAcacggacggcgtcgcgctggagggCGAGGGTGTCGACCTCGGACCTCCCGccatcgtccgcgtcggcgtgcgaAAAtacgactccgacgacgaggagggagACTCGGGTCACGTCTCGGTGGTGGTTCGGCCGAACGTGCGGAGGCTGCGGGTCGGGGCGGAGACGTTGGAGCACCTGCACGGACACGCGCCGGATTACGCCTGGCTCAAACGCGGGGGGTTctcgttcgacgacgacggcggagacgaggactacgaagaagaagaagcgacGGGGTCAGACTACGACGAAGAAGAGACGGGGTCAGACTacgacttcgacgacgacgacgaaggcgtcTCCGCGTCTCCGCGTATTAATGAACCATATAGGGAATAG
- a CDS encoding predicted protein, with amino-acid sequence MLLTGPNMGGKSTLLRQAALAVVAAHVGCRVPASACELHVVDAVYCRVGAGDGIRSGVSTFFAEMSETAAALNAATDKSLLVIDELGRGTSTADGYAIAYAVASAVAERGSRCLFATHY; translated from the coding sequence atgctCCTCACCGGGCCCAACATGGGCGGCAAGTCGACGCTGCTTCGGcaagccgcgctcgccgtcgtcgccgcgcacgtcgggTGTCGCGttcccgcgtccgcgtgcgagctgcacgtcgtcgacgcggtgtaCTGCCGCGTGGGCGCTGGGGACGGGATCCGGTCGGGGGTTTCCACCTTTTTCGCGGAGATGTCTGAGACGGCAGCTGCTctcaacgccgcgaccgacAAAAGTTTGCTCGTCATCGACGAGTTGGGTCGCGGGACTTCGACGGCGGACGGGTACGCCATCGCgtacgccgtcgcgtccgcggtggcggagcgTGGGAGCAGGTGTTTGTTCGCCACGCACtac